A stretch of the Acyrthosiphon pisum isolate AL4f chromosome A2, pea_aphid_22Mar2018_4r6ur, whole genome shotgun sequence genome encodes the following:
- the LOC100572740 gene encoding uncharacterized protein LOC100572740, which yields MFRWNSYYDAMKCILENIEKIEDVCNDLQLTTISGPREISFLQEYCNVTKPISRALDILQGDKNVSLGYLLPTINAVHKSLNDMKNIVFCRPLIIALKRGLNKRFTRYMESNMWLPV from the exons ATGTTTAGGTGGAATTCATATTATGATGCGATGAAATGCattcttgaaaatattgaaaaaattgaagatGTGTGTAATGATTTACAACTAACTACCATTTCAGGACCTCGTGAAATCTCATTTTTACAAGAATATTgcaat GTCACGAAACCTATATCTAGAGCATTGGATATATTGCAGGGTGATAAAAACGTATCTTTGGGATATTTGCTCCCTACTATTAATGCAGTACATAAATCATTGAACGATATGAAGAATATAGTTTTCTGTAGACCATTAATTATTGCACTTAAAAGAGGATTAAATAAAAG attcaCAAGATATATGGAGTCAAATATGTGGCTGCCTGTTTGA